Within the Osmerus mordax isolate fOsmMor3 chromosome 6, fOsmMor3.pri, whole genome shotgun sequence genome, the region TTCAATCAGTCGTCTGGTTGAAAACGAATCGATCTGATTCCAACTCCCACAGGGCATTTTACAGGTGAATTTTCTAATGTAATTTCTTCTCAACATTGATTTCACCCTGTTTGCCACCATTTTAATTAGTTTTCTTTAAATGCATTTGGCAGCACATAGTTGCATTGCTTTAGTTAGTAGGCAAAAAAAAGATAGATAATGCATCCCCCCTCTACATTTAGAATATTATGAAATCTTACAATAATGTGTGTAGCCTATGTTCTGTTTTACTCAGCATTTGCATTTATCCCTAACGGATCGGATACGGATATCCCGAGTGATTAATGTAGTGCCTGTATAGCCTACTCATTTGAAATGATGGTAGGCCTATGTTTCGATTGATTCGCTATAGTCCTGCTAACATAGCAGTTCTGCAAGCATCAGTGCGCCTGTAGACGCGTATTGTCCAGGACACATAACACACTATCGGGGGTAATCGCTTCGTAATCTGAAGACAGGCGCTAAAGCTTCTGTTTAAGTTCTTTGACCTGTTCATAGCCTCGATTCGACCGAAACGTTGCCGACAAACACCGATTCGCTCGATGAGGAGGGATCCCCAAGGAGGGTATTCGGTCCACCCGTGGTCTGGTGGGTCCGGTCCTACGGAGAATATGTGGGATGAAGTTGATTTGTCTACACCAGCGAAGTATGGCGCTGTCATTGCTGTGACAGTGATCTGTAAGTCATGGCCTATGGCTCTCGCTTCTGTTGTGGTGTCTGATGATTTAAGTATCAACAAAAGTAGCTTATTACTAATAGAATGTGGACCAACGACGACTGAAACAATCACACGTAAAAAATGTATCGCaaaaaatgttaaataaagtacaAAAATGGTAAAAATCAGGTCAGGTTTTTCCGGAGCATTGTTATTCTCTGTATTTGACCGTGTTTGCGTGTTTGGGCTTTAATGTGTTTTTCCTGCTTTTTACGATAATATAGAAAAGGTTGCTGTTATTTTTCTATACAAAATATATGATTTATATTATGTATTTAGCCTATTATATTACAAGGGGTCTTGAAAGTTATTTGCAATACATACAGATacttacacacacgtacaccactACTGTGCACACAACAACCAAAAGCAATATTTTATCTAACATTTCCTTAAGTTAAATTCAACCCAACATATTCAACATTCACATCGTGCTAAAGGCAAATTTAGACAATGCAAGCCAAAGATCACTGGACCCAGACCTAAATGTGCCCATGCACATGAATATAGTACACTAAACCACTCAGACATTTTAGTCTACCTATATTGCATAGAAACATCACACCATCCTCTGACCAATCATTCACTGTAACTACAATGACACTGATACTGTGAAAGAAAATCAATCGTTTTACAACCTCATTGTTTGTGGACCCTCTGCCCCAAGGCTTTATTCTATTGAGAAAATGGATAGCTGGTGGTGTGTGTCGATGTTCAGTCCGACTGGAGGGCAAGACAGTGCTCATCACTGGTGCCAACACTGGGATCGGAAAGGAGACGTCCCGTGACATGGCACATCGAGGTACAGTACAGGTTGGGCTTAGCATGGGGCCGTCAGACAAACTCTCtataagaggtgtgtgtgtggatctgagtgtgggtgtgcatttgttttcattgtttgattatatcagtgtgtgtgttcatgtgaccATGTAGATCCCTACATTGTATAAGATTATGGTATTATGGGTTATCCTAACCAGGCAATAAATCCATACCTAGAACAATCCAAACACAACCATCCATTCGTTATGAATTATTTCAGCTATTATCTCCCAAGAGAGAACAGCATGGAACTGGCTTTGGAATCATTTTATCATCAGAGATCGCCATAAAGCACTCTCTGAGATAAACCTCAATGGACAAACCATTTCTCCATGACTAGATTATCAGATTATGTGTGTCCTGTGCCATATTTCTATCAGATTATGGTGTGTTGGTTTTTGCGGGGGATGTGGGGCACCTTTTGCAGGacctggatttgattgggtgGTGTCCCTTAATGTGTTCTCAGTatgtcaggggtgtgtgtggaaaatAAGTTGCATTATTTAAGTAAAGTTGAATGGATGTTTTCTGTTAGATTACTGTGTGTTTAGAAGGGTGGGAGAGAATGAGTTAATGTTAGTATTAGAGTGTATGCAGTcgtatgtgtgcatatgtgagtGTTTGAAAACACTATCAAAAACCTATTGCTGTTGTGGTCCATTTTGGATGCAGGGGCAAGGGTGGTCATGGCATGCCGTGACTTGACGCGGGCTGAGAAGGCAGCAGAAGAAATCCGCCGTTCCACGGGAAATGGCAACGTTGTGGTCCGCCACCTAGACCTGGCCTCGCTGTACTCCGTCAGGGAGTTCACCAAGGAGTTCCTCGCTAGTGAGGAGCGTCTGGACATACTAATAAACAACGCAGGTGGGTTTCAAGAAAACATCAGGTGTGCCTAATCTTCAAGCAGGGGACCGATGAGATTTTTGGTTCATTTGGATACTGGTTTGTAATTGAAAGTCACACTCATGAGCCCATCTTAAAGGAGGATGTTGCTCAGTCATCATTGTACTAGATTAGATATAACTTTAGGTTAACAAGTATACACAGTGATAATACAAGTGTAGACAGTAAATTCACAGTATTGCCtacaataaaacatttcaatgcACAACAGATCTGTTGTGCATTGACCTAATAGTGAGGTCAGAACTAAGTGTAAGTGTACCTGCAGCACTGGCTCAAGGACCTGAGTGTCCAGTACACAGACCATTGTGCAGTCTGATGGCAACTGGCAGGAAGGACCTCCTGAAGTGAGTACAGTTGAGTACTGTAACAGAATGAGTTTGTTCTTGAAGGTGCTCCTGTCATCAACCAGGCCTCTGTACTCCTCTTCATGATCTTCCTTTACACATCCAACAATTGAGTCGTCCGCTAACTTCTGCAGATGGCATGTCTAACAGTTGTATGTGAAGTCCGATGTGTAGAGTGAACAGGGCCCCCTGTGGGACccttgtgttgctgtgtgaatATTGATGGGGCGGAaggagtgggggaggtggggcatGATAAtggtcagagagggagaaggggaaagtGTCTTTAGGGTTGCAGACGCCCTTGAGTGAGGGTGTGGAATAAGGGATGGGGAGGGCGTGGTTGCGTGTGGATGTGAATCAAAGCTGTTAAAAATATGGTTCAGCTCGTTGACCCTGTCTAGACCCTCCTCCGCTGGTCGTTTGGTTTCTTTGTGCCGTACAGGTTTACATCATGGAATGTACAAGGACTTTAAAGGTTTCTGATGAAGAAATTGCCTTTATAAATTATTATGTACGGTGTATGATGTTTTAGATGAATGTCAGGCAGATTGAACAGATTAGCTATTGTATTTGCAGTGAGAATTATGTAGATCATGGTGAGTTTATCTTGTAACTGCTGTTCATCAGGTGTGATGATGTGCCCTAAGTGGATAACAGAGGATGGCTTTGAGACACAACTGGCTGTCAATCACTTAGGGCACTTCCTGCTGACCAATCTCCTTCTGGACAAGCTCAAAAGCTCCGCCCCCAGCCGGGTGGTGAATGTGTCCAGCATTGCACACCGAGGGGGTAACTTGATTAACTTTATTTTTAAAACATTCACAAGGACAGTATTTTACAGTATTTATTTGTTCTTGTTCTAGTCCAATGTAAACTATTGGTTACATCTGattatttatttgttcattGAACACAGGGacataggtttgttttcaaatgtgggagaaaaataaataactttTAAATAGCTGAGGATAGGGCCGTTAAACAAATTTTCCGGTAAAAAAAAAGGTGCTGTTTTCAAAAAGTGAGTCGGACACTTTGCCCCTGATTGGACAAAATTATAATATTTAAATTAATTTATAAATTGATCTACTGAAAAAGATGACATGAAGTCTCTGTTTGCTCCAGGAAAGCTCCAGTTTGATGATCTGTTCTTCAACAAGAGGCCGTACAACTCTCTGGTCAGCTACAGACAGAGCAAACTCGCCAATGTGCTGTTCTCCAGAGAGTTGTCCCGTAGGATGAAAGGTAAACACAAAGACGTCACACACTGGTTAGTGGATATCACTATAACTGGTTTCACCTCCTTTAATTTCACCTCTGTAACCCTCAATgtcaccaccctcctccctcacgtCACCTCTGTAACATGTCACCCGCCCCCACATCCATATCTCCGTATCGCTCTCCCTTGGCAGGGACAGGGGTGACATCCTATAGTCTGCACCCGGGGGTGATCAAGACGGAGCTGGGCCGTCACGTGGAGAGCTGGTTCCCCATGCTGAGGGCCATCCTGTCGGCTCCCTCGATGCTCCTGATGAAGACCCCCTCCCAGGGGGCCCAGACCTCCATCTACTGTGCTGTCACCCCTGGACTGGAGCCCCAGTCTGGCTGCTACTTCAGGTAACCTACtgcctagggagtcaggtggctgagaggttagggaatcgggctagtaatctgaaggttgccagttcgattcccggcagtgccaaatgaagttgtgtccttgggcaaggcaccctgTACTCCCTGTACTtgtaactgtaagtcgctctggataagagcgtctgctaaatgtaaaaaaaaatgtactGCCACATGACCTGCTGTGTTCACAATTTGCCCAGTTGTGTTTATTTGTCCAGTTGTGCTCACTTCACATTTAattcatgtggtgtgtgtgttttagtgattGCGCTGTGAAACAGACAGCCCCTGAAGGAAGAGATGATGTAGTGGCCTTGAGACTCTGGGAGGATAGCGCCCGCCTGGTGGGATATACTGAGAAAAACTGAACTTTGACCCAAGGAACTCAGGGTACCGCAAAAACTCTAGCCGACACGCCAGGACTGGAACCTGAATCTCAATCCTCTCACCCACTACTTTAATCCCAGATTACTGTAAACTATGGCTGAATTTACATATAAACGAAGACTCTGTGACACTTGCCTCTATATTGCTACAGGTGAGACATTTTCCATTCTGTTACATTGTAGGTTATGATTCAGATAAGGGATAGTATATACATTTTATTGTAAATACAGGATTAATGCTGCCTTGACATAGGTAATTTTTAGAGATCTTTGTGGGTATCAGGTTGTTAGATGCCATAAAAAAACTTTTTGACATTGTTGGTAGAATTTGATATGGAAATAAATGATTTGTTTACTAATTGGTCATTTAAATAACATTATGTTGATGGCCATTAAAATGTCTGTTTTGGTGTTCTGTGTTCTTAATTAATTTAATGGAGTTGACCCCAGGTTATGGTAGAACATCAGTTCCAGGGACTGTAATACTGTGTATTTGTCATGTTTTTACCACCAGAGGGCAGAAAAGTCTGccaataaaacaaatattttccaTCAAGATTTCTGCCAGAAAATAAGGTCCTGGAGTTAAGATTTAATGTTACTAGAATATCCAAAACAGACAGAAATGTTTTCACTCAGACAGAAAATTATACAAAGTAGTAGACATTTTTATACTTGACGGCCTATTAACCACTTTCAAACAAAGTATGCGATTTAATTTATTTGAACTATTAGTTCAAATTAACACATCAACACATCAATTTCAACTGGTTTTAGTTGAAATGGTCATGAAGACTAAATGTGAGAATTAATGAACAACAAGCAACAGAGAGGCAGTAGTGCTGTTACTGTTGTGCTGCTTCATGCTGAAGAGAGGAAAGTCCATGAACTGTGAACCCAAGCCCTAATCTTGTTAAACAATCAGGCTCTTTCACCTTCAGAGGCTTCCAGGTCCTGTGGCCACCCTAACTGAGGAGCTTGACCTGTCACGATTGGTTAACCAGCAACAGCTGACAGAGGTCAAAGCTCACGTCAAAGATGAGTGGTCGTCGTGGGGCAGTGGGGGGTTTACTCTGCAGAAACCTTTGTCAAAATATTTTTCAGAGATACTGGCCACTTGTATGAGGATGCCCGAAAGCGAGACAAACAGATCAACCTTCTCTACTATTTAAAACCAAATCTTAAGTATGGAAAGCTACAAGCCAATAGGCTGTGGTTCAGTTTAAGTCCAGGAAAGTCTATTACATCGGCTTTTCGGGTGAACAGGGTGTTTGTTCTGCTTAGAGAAACAGTTCTACAGTACATTAAATTGCACAGGCTCGGGGCAAAATGTAATTTCCCCATGACTGCCTGACTGGAAAAACActcaaacaatcaacagtaaatctATATGCAATTCGCTGAGCTCCACTCAAAACATACTG harbors:
- the si:dkey-23o4.6 gene encoding retinol dehydrogenase 12, with amino-acid sequence MRRDPQGGYSVHPWSGGSGPTENMWDEVDLSTPAKYGAVIAVTVICFILLRKWIAGGVCRCSVRLEGKTVLITGANTGIGKETSRDMAHRGARVVMACRDLTRAEKAAEEIRRSTGNGNVVVRHLDLASLYSVREFTKEFLASEERLDILINNAGVMMCPKWITEDGFETQLAVNHLGHFLLTNLLLDKLKSSAPSRVVNVSSIAHRGGKLQFDDLFFNKRPYNSLVSYRQSKLANVLFSRELSRRMKGTGVTSYSLHPGVIKTELGRHVESWFPMLRAILSAPSMLLMKTPSQGAQTSIYCAVTPGLEPQSGCYFSDCAVKQTAPEGRDDVVALRLWEDSARLVGYTEKN